From a single Nocardioides panacis genomic region:
- a CDS encoding PP2C family protein-serine/threonine phosphatase — protein MSADPSRSAWSRWVPWRLVLTVATAYAAGSLFAFWVLHAPLAIAVLFPPAGVSLAALILSARRDWPWVLATVFATEMTIDIVQGYQLPAALGFATANTVEPLVSALLVCRALPSPVDLSRRRDLGVFLAYAVVAGPFVGALVGATTIAFAAHLRWAGAFPLFWAGDALGALTVGGAILTGAAVRRGSAEWLRLGGVLALTAAVTALGFLPSNLPLFYIPAPALLWIALRYGVPDLAAAGLVFSLTANLVTALGRGPWGYLIGSPRGEAASLQLFLAVTILAGWLLAVTILERERAAGLYEREHEAALQLQRAMLPELPRLLPGVTVGALYRPADTANAAGGDWYDVFALTGGRVGIAVGDVVGHELRAAVAMGRLHTVLRLAATAPGNGPAAVLAALDSACAAIPDALCTTVGYAEYQPRTGELRYACAGHPPPMLVTAKGEPQYLSEGRSTPLGVTDLAREDAVVHVPPASTLVWYSDGLVERRSEDIDTGLARLVTATRDLPLQQQPDQWCESILHALTDHSHIEDDIVLICVRLLGVHVEAPMSPQD, from the coding sequence ATGAGTGCGGATCCGAGCCGGAGCGCGTGGTCGCGATGGGTTCCGTGGAGGTTGGTCCTCACGGTCGCGACCGCCTACGCAGCCGGGTCGCTGTTCGCCTTTTGGGTGCTCCACGCACCCTTGGCCATCGCGGTGCTCTTTCCGCCGGCCGGGGTGAGTCTCGCAGCGCTGATCCTCAGCGCACGACGGGACTGGCCGTGGGTGCTCGCCACGGTGTTCGCCACCGAGATGACGATCGACATCGTGCAGGGCTACCAGCTCCCGGCCGCGCTCGGGTTCGCCACCGCGAACACGGTGGAGCCGCTGGTGTCCGCGCTGCTCGTCTGCCGGGCACTACCGTCCCCGGTCGACCTGAGCCGTCGCCGCGACCTGGGCGTCTTCCTGGCGTACGCCGTGGTCGCCGGACCGTTCGTCGGCGCCCTGGTCGGGGCGACCACCATCGCCTTCGCCGCGCACCTGCGCTGGGCTGGTGCGTTCCCGCTGTTCTGGGCCGGCGACGCTCTCGGCGCCCTGACCGTCGGTGGCGCCATCCTGACCGGCGCAGCGGTGCGGCGAGGCTCCGCGGAGTGGCTCCGGCTCGGCGGGGTGCTGGCGCTCACCGCGGCGGTCACCGCGCTTGGGTTCCTGCCGAGCAACCTGCCGCTGTTCTACATCCCGGCCCCTGCGCTCTTGTGGATCGCCCTGCGGTACGGCGTACCCGACCTGGCCGCCGCAGGCCTGGTGTTCTCGCTGACCGCGAACCTGGTCACCGCGCTGGGGCGTGGTCCCTGGGGTTACCTGATCGGGTCACCGCGGGGGGAGGCTGCCAGCCTGCAGCTGTTCCTCGCGGTCACGATCCTGGCGGGGTGGCTGCTGGCGGTGACGATCCTGGAGCGCGAACGCGCCGCCGGCCTCTACGAGCGGGAGCACGAGGCGGCGCTGCAGCTGCAACGGGCCATGCTGCCCGAGCTGCCGCGGCTCCTGCCGGGAGTCACCGTCGGCGCTCTCTACCGTCCCGCGGACACAGCGAACGCGGCCGGCGGTGACTGGTACGACGTCTTCGCGCTGACGGGCGGCCGGGTCGGCATCGCCGTGGGCGACGTCGTCGGGCACGAGCTGCGGGCTGCGGTGGCGATGGGGCGTCTGCACACGGTGCTGCGCCTGGCCGCGACCGCGCCCGGGAATGGACCAGCCGCCGTGCTCGCGGCGCTGGACAGCGCCTGTGCAGCCATTCCCGACGCGCTGTGTACCACCGTGGGCTACGCGGAGTACCAGCCTCGAACCGGCGAGTTGCGTTACGCCTGCGCGGGCCACCCACCGCCGATGCTGGTGACCGCGAAGGGCGAGCCGCAGTACCTGTCGGAGGGGCGATCGACCCCGTTGGGCGTCACCGACCTGGCGCGCGAGGACGCCGTCGTCCACGTCCCCCCGGCGTCGACGCTCGTGTGGTACTCCGACGGGCTGGTGGAGCGCCGGAGCGAGGACATCGACACGGGCCTGGCGCGGCTGGTCACGGCGACTCGCGACCTACCCCTCCAGCAGCAACCGGACCAGTGGTGCGAGTCGATCCTCCATGCGCTGACGGACCACAGTCACATCGAGGACGACATCGTCTTGATCTGCGTTCGGCTGCTCGGCGTGCACGTCGAAGCGCCCATGAGTCCCCAGGACTGA
- a CDS encoding MBL fold metallo-hydrolase, translating to MHRGQCAYLGKGLWSKRLTEPALEPRELPALDVVLLSHLHGDHFDRVARAQLSRTPPVLTTRQGAQRLTDWGFDAHGLDTWAGETLTRGDETLSIEAMPAIHARGAMAALLPPVIGFLVEHQIGGAVRRRVYVSGDTLTGDHVNDIARRHHDIDLAVLHLGGTRVLFHTVTMDGKQGVDFLERLRPREAVPVHYDDYGVFRSPLSDFMDRVSAAGLGTVVRRVARGETLQLG from the coding sequence TTGCACCGCGGTCAGTGCGCATATCTTGGCAAGGGCTTGTGGTCGAAGCGGCTCACGGAACCCGCCCTCGAGCCCCGCGAGCTGCCGGCCCTCGATGTCGTCCTCCTCTCTCATCTCCACGGAGACCACTTCGATCGCGTAGCGCGAGCCCAGCTGTCGCGGACACCGCCGGTGCTGACCACCCGCCAGGGTGCTCAACGACTCACCGACTGGGGCTTCGACGCGCACGGCCTCGACACCTGGGCCGGCGAGACCCTGACTCGTGGCGACGAGACCCTTTCCATCGAGGCGATGCCGGCAATCCACGCCCGTGGAGCGATGGCCGCTCTGTTGCCTCCGGTGATCGGCTTCCTCGTGGAGCACCAGATCGGAGGCGCCGTACGCCGGCGCGTCTACGTGAGCGGAGACACCCTCACCGGCGACCACGTGAATGACATCGCACGGCGCCATCACGACATCGACCTCGCCGTCCTGCACCTCGGCGGAACACGGGTTCTCTTCCACACCGTCACGATGGACGGGAAGCAGGGCGTCGACTTCCTCGAGCGGCTTCGCCCTCGAGAAGCCGTCCCGGTTCACTACGACGACTACGGCGTCTTCCGATCGCCACTATCGGACTTCATGGATCGGGTGTCCGCGGCCGGCCTCGGAACAGTCGTCCGGCGAGTTGCGCGGGGAGAGACTCTGCAACTGGGCTGA
- the lysA gene encoding diaminopimelate decarboxylase produces MAGLLSLFPAGSTLADDGMLVVGGCRADDLVAEFGTPVLVVDEEALRSRAREFADKLTVRWANSRVVFASKAFPCTAVQRVMVQEGLGLDVAGGGELLTALKAGVEPGLVVLHGNAKSDEEIALAVEHGIGLVVVDNSDDVDRLEATVPDGRTQDVLVRIIPGVTADTHAHVLTGHDGSKFGLVPAAAEPLIRRIEQSARLRMQGLHVHVGSQILEVEPFAESVAAVARLGEFPVYDLGGGLGARYTWADKPPAVGDYLDSLIGAAREHLPAEAQIIIEPGRSMVCESATTIYRVTTVKHGTITFVAVDGGMGDNLEVALYGQRFEAGIVGRFDGPDPERVTVVGRHCESGDVLVDGVDLSRPEVGDLLAVPATGAYCFTMSNNYNGNRRIPVVFARDDHARLVVRRETWDDLSARDVD; encoded by the coding sequence GTGGCCGGCCTGCTGTCGCTCTTCCCTGCGGGCAGCACGCTCGCCGACGACGGGATGCTCGTCGTCGGAGGATGCCGCGCCGACGACCTGGTCGCAGAGTTCGGCACGCCGGTGCTCGTCGTCGACGAGGAAGCCCTCCGTTCGAGGGCACGCGAGTTCGCCGACAAGCTGACGGTCCGATGGGCGAACTCACGCGTGGTATTCGCGTCGAAGGCGTTCCCCTGCACTGCTGTCCAGCGGGTGATGGTCCAGGAGGGTCTCGGGCTCGACGTGGCCGGTGGCGGCGAGCTCCTCACCGCACTCAAGGCGGGCGTCGAACCGGGACTCGTCGTCCTGCACGGCAACGCCAAGAGCGACGAGGAGATCGCACTCGCCGTCGAGCACGGGATCGGGCTGGTGGTGGTCGACAACTCAGACGACGTCGACCGGCTCGAGGCCACCGTCCCGGACGGTCGGACCCAGGACGTGCTGGTGCGGATCATCCCGGGCGTCACGGCCGACACGCACGCCCACGTGCTCACGGGCCACGACGGATCCAAGTTCGGACTTGTCCCTGCAGCCGCGGAGCCGCTGATCAGGCGCATCGAGCAGAGCGCCCGGCTGCGGATGCAGGGCCTGCACGTGCACGTGGGCTCGCAGATTCTCGAGGTCGAGCCGTTCGCCGAGTCGGTGGCCGCGGTGGCGCGACTCGGCGAGTTCCCGGTCTACGACCTCGGTGGCGGGCTCGGCGCCCGCTACACCTGGGCCGACAAACCGCCGGCCGTCGGCGACTACCTCGACTCGCTGATCGGTGCCGCGCGCGAGCACCTGCCCGCGGAGGCACAGATCATCATCGAACCCGGCCGGAGCATGGTGTGCGAGTCGGCCACCACGATCTACCGCGTCACCACCGTCAAGCACGGCACGATCACGTTCGTCGCCGTCGACGGCGGGATGGGTGACAACCTCGAGGTCGCCCTGTACGGGCAGCGGTTCGAGGCGGGCATCGTGGGTCGTTTCGACGGACCCGACCCGGAGCGGGTCACGGTCGTCGGCCGGCACTGCGAGAGCGGTGATGTCCTCGTGGACGGGGTGGACCTCTCACGGCCCGAGGTGGGCGACCTGCTCGCCGTACCCGCGACCGGGGCCTACTGCTTCACCATGTCGAACAACTACAACGGGAACCGCCGGATCCCGGTGGTCTTCGCCCGCGACGACCACGCCCGCCTCGTCGTCCGCCGGGAGACCTGGGACGACCTCTCGGCCCGCGACGTCGACTGA
- a CDS encoding MFS transporter has product MTKDFRLLLAGQVLSWLGNGFQTVALAVAVVLHGGGPGALGLVMASSILARLVGSLFGGVWADRVQPQQILIGSDLVRAATVSAMAIMFGTGHYSVPLLCLLAALTSLAGSFFQPAMTALKPMLIPVAGRQSANASLSMLQTICSVLGPVAGGLVVAGFGAAAGFAVNAASFVASVATVALIRARVERVRGAGMFQEMGDGWAEIRRRDWLLSGVLAATVYHVANGVVLVLAQVVAVQQLGGASSVGVIAAAEGLGGVLGAAVALRVKPRRMLLAGWAALPLMTLWVLAYVVPGTLSAVLAGAVVGYAGLIFFDVCWETAIQDHVPHHVLARVASWDTLTSFLGMPVGNALAGPLAHWFGMDRVLAGCAGVLLLASLAPLLAKGTRTLVRPDPVGEEPLPA; this is encoded by the coding sequence ATGACGAAAGACTTCCGTTTGCTCCTGGCCGGGCAGGTGCTGTCGTGGTTGGGCAACGGCTTCCAGACGGTCGCGCTCGCGGTAGCGGTCGTTCTGCATGGCGGAGGTCCGGGCGCGCTCGGGCTGGTGATGGCGTCCAGCATCCTTGCGCGGCTTGTCGGCTCGCTGTTCGGAGGCGTCTGGGCTGACCGGGTCCAGCCGCAGCAGATCTTGATCGGCTCCGACCTCGTGCGTGCTGCGACCGTCAGCGCAATGGCGATCATGTTCGGGACAGGCCACTACTCGGTGCCCCTGCTCTGCCTGCTCGCGGCGCTCACGTCCTTGGCTGGGTCGTTCTTCCAGCCCGCCATGACCGCACTCAAGCCGATGCTGATCCCTGTCGCCGGTCGGCAGTCCGCGAATGCCAGCCTGAGCATGCTGCAGACGATCTGCTCGGTCCTCGGGCCAGTCGCCGGGGGGCTGGTCGTCGCGGGGTTCGGTGCCGCTGCGGGCTTCGCCGTGAACGCCGCCAGCTTCGTGGCGTCGGTCGCCACCGTTGCGCTGATCAGGGCTCGCGTGGAAAGGGTCCGGGGCGCTGGGATGTTCCAAGAGATGGGCGATGGCTGGGCCGAGATCCGAAGGCGGGACTGGCTGCTCTCCGGGGTTCTGGCCGCCACCGTCTACCACGTGGCCAACGGTGTGGTGCTGGTGCTGGCGCAGGTCGTGGCCGTCCAGCAGCTCGGAGGCGCCAGCTCGGTGGGCGTCATCGCTGCCGCCGAAGGTCTCGGAGGCGTCCTGGGAGCCGCCGTGGCGCTGCGGGTGAAGCCTCGCCGGATGCTGCTTGCGGGGTGGGCGGCCCTGCCCCTGATGACGCTTTGGGTGCTTGCGTATGTCGTGCCCGGCACGCTCAGTGCCGTTCTGGCTGGCGCCGTCGTGGGCTACGCCGGACTGATCTTCTTCGATGTCTGCTGGGAGACCGCGATCCAGGACCACGTGCCGCACCACGTCCTGGCGCGGGTGGCCAGCTGGGACACGCTGACCTCGTTCCTGGGCATGCCGGTGGGGAACGCGCTCGCCGGTCCGCTGGCCCACTGGTTCGGCATGGACCGGGTCCTGGCCGGATGCGCAGGAGTGCTCCTACTGGCGAGCCTGGCGCCACTGCTGGCCAAAGGAACCCGCACCCTGGTCCGCCCGGACCCAGTCGGGGAGGAGCCTCTGCCCGCTTGA
- a CDS encoding MBL fold metallo-hydrolase, with protein MTTTSATTGLAPYQIADETFVIPWNLPAPPVGLFPMNSMVIRGAEPTLIDTGAPANREDWLAAAWGLVDPLDVRWVFLSHDDRDHSGNLVQVMEACPNATLLTSWFAVGRMFEEWETPLNRVRFVNDGDRVDIGDRELVALRPPVFDNPTTRGVLDTRTGAYWSVDTFATNVPEPMAESDELPDDAFEDGQLFGGRLVAPWHELLDDAKYQRYVDRVQRLDISVVAGCHTPVIRGPRIEKAFAATRRLPSLDAWHDFSQADLEAWMDAMGPPPEA; from the coding sequence ATGACCACCACATCCGCCACCACCGGCCTGGCGCCGTACCAGATCGCCGACGAGACGTTCGTCATCCCCTGGAACCTCCCGGCGCCGCCGGTCGGGCTCTTCCCGATGAACTCCATGGTCATCCGGGGTGCGGAGCCGACCCTGATCGACACGGGCGCTCCGGCCAACCGTGAGGACTGGCTCGCCGCGGCCTGGGGGCTGGTGGACCCGCTCGATGTGCGCTGGGTGTTCCTGTCGCACGACGACCGCGACCACTCCGGGAATCTTGTGCAGGTGATGGAGGCCTGCCCCAACGCGACCCTGCTCACCAGCTGGTTCGCCGTCGGTCGGATGTTCGAGGAGTGGGAGACGCCACTGAACCGGGTTCGCTTCGTCAACGACGGCGACCGGGTCGACATCGGGGACCGCGAGCTCGTGGCGCTCCGCCCGCCGGTCTTCGACAACCCGACCACGCGCGGAGTCCTCGACACCCGCACCGGCGCGTACTGGTCGGTGGACACCTTCGCGACCAATGTCCCCGAGCCGATGGCCGAGTCGGACGAGCTGCCGGACGACGCGTTCGAGGACGGACAGCTGTTCGGGGGCCGTCTCGTGGCTCCATGGCACGAGCTGCTCGACGACGCGAAGTACCAGCGCTACGTCGACCGTGTGCAGAGGCTGGACATCTCGGTGGTGGCCGGCTGCCACACGCCCGTCATCCGCGGCCCCCGCATCGAGAAGGCGTTCGCGGCCACACGTCGGCTGCCGAGCCTCGACGCCTGGCACGACTTCAGTCAGGCCGACCTCGAGGCGTGGATGGACGCGATGGGACCGCCGCCCGAGGCCTGA
- a CDS encoding DUF7144 family membrane protein, translating to MSDMRQQRATGPTAATGATETTGAPGVPQQRGYQAPPEPSAWTGWVTFAAMMMVLLGVFQAIAGLVALFDDGYYLVGPSGLVVNVNYTTWGWVHLIVGLAALAAGFGLFRGAMWARVLGITVASISAIVNFAFIAAFPFWALTMITLDVIFIYAIAAHGRELQNQG from the coding sequence ATGAGTGACATGCGGCAGCAGAGGGCAACCGGTCCTACCGCTGCGACCGGAGCCACTGAGACCACCGGAGCCCCTGGAGTGCCGCAACAGCGCGGCTACCAGGCGCCGCCTGAGCCCAGCGCCTGGACCGGTTGGGTGACCTTCGCCGCGATGATGATGGTCCTGCTTGGCGTCTTTCAGGCGATCGCCGGGCTCGTTGCGCTGTTCGATGACGGCTACTACCTGGTCGGACCCAGCGGCTTGGTGGTCAACGTCAACTACACCACCTGGGGCTGGGTGCACCTGATCGTCGGTCTCGCTGCCCTCGCCGCTGGGTTCGGGCTCTTCCGGGGTGCCATGTGGGCTCGGGTCCTCGGCATCACGGTGGCGTCGATCAGCGCGATCGTGAACTTCGCGTTCATCGCGGCGTTCCCGTTCTGGGCGCTCACGATGATCACGCTCGACGTGATCTTCATCTACGCCATCGCGGCCCACGGACGGGAGCTTCAGAACCAGGGCTGA
- a CDS encoding sensor domain-containing diguanylate cyclase produces the protein MLTSAKQVLATVGRVLGVPSQLAGGLLRARRPPAFDASDLRLLIDTVVEGLWCTDLEGRCTFVNWAASDMLGWPTDELIGSAVHVLVHHSHEDGSSYPATECAIGRAALTGESIRVDDDVLWRRDGTSFPVSHAASPIVKHGVVVGSVVTFTDISERKQAEEELRRHRQAEADRLRALTLRDDLTGLGNRTQLNGRLTQALARAGRRGRLLALLFCDLDKFKAVNDLHGHQAGDELLVEVGARLRGVVRPGDTVSRIGGDEFVVLCEDLATEQEASIIAERVRTALAEPFELSVGSVRIGCSVGVATTSEAGVAAHDLLAEADQRMYEAKAPAAAPVPAQA, from the coding sequence GTGCTGACGTCTGCGAAGCAGGTCCTCGCGACGGTGGGCCGCGTGCTCGGGGTGCCCTCCCAGCTCGCCGGCGGTCTCCTCCGCGCCCGCCGTCCGCCCGCCTTCGACGCTAGTGACCTACGCCTGCTGATCGACACCGTCGTCGAAGGCCTGTGGTGCACCGACTTGGAGGGGCGCTGCACCTTCGTCAACTGGGCCGCCAGCGACATGCTCGGATGGCCGACGGACGAACTGATCGGCAGCGCCGTGCACGTCCTGGTGCACCACTCGCACGAGGACGGATCGTCCTATCCGGCCACTGAGTGCGCCATCGGTCGCGCCGCCCTGACCGGCGAAAGCATCCGAGTCGACGACGACGTGCTGTGGCGCCGTGACGGCACCAGCTTCCCCGTCTCCCACGCCGCGTCACCGATCGTCAAGCACGGGGTCGTCGTGGGTTCCGTCGTGACGTTCACCGACATCTCCGAGCGCAAGCAGGCGGAGGAAGAGCTCCGTCGGCACCGCCAGGCCGAGGCGGACCGGCTGCGGGCCCTGACCCTGCGCGACGACCTCACCGGCCTCGGCAACAGGACGCAGCTCAACGGCCGACTCACCCAGGCACTGGCCCGGGCCGGACGGAGGGGTCGCCTGCTGGCGCTGCTCTTCTGCGACCTGGACAAGTTCAAGGCCGTCAACGACCTGCATGGACACCAGGCCGGCGACGAGCTCCTGGTGGAGGTCGGCGCGCGGTTACGGGGCGTCGTGAGGCCGGGCGACACGGTGAGCCGGATCGGCGGCGACGAGTTCGTCGTGCTGTGCGAGGACCTCGCCACCGAGCAGGAGGCGTCGATCATCGCAGAACGAGTGCGAACCGCCTTGGCCGAGCCCTTCGAGCTCTCGGTGGGAAGCGTCCGGATCGGCTGCAGCGTCGGCGTCGCGACGACGAGCGAGGCAGGCGTGGCGGCTCACGACCTTCTCGCGGAGGCGGACCAGCGGATGTACGAGGCAAAGGCTCCTGCGGCGGCACCCGTGCCCGCCCAAGCGTGA
- a CDS encoding App1 family protein produces MSASRWAHRLEQTWDGARLRRAGSRMPVDLRIEPYIGHGSDQGVVVRGRVLDDPIPTEAVQGEGVGAAVRRTVQRFLTDDLPGVPLRVTVAGTTVETVTDADGYFRVCLEPAPGQLTAPWTSGTVELADEYRGVTEPKSTPFEVLVPGHDATFGIISDVDDTILETGVQRVGQMIRRTLTGSALTRTPFPGAAELYGDLAAGANPVFYVSSSPWNLHSFLVAFIRHRAFPMGPVLLCDLFGTASGREQKPVRIQEVLDLHPRLRFVLIGDSGEKDPEIYATVARANPGRILAIYIREVRLDPGDGRVEEVSGTWTEDVPFVLAADTDAVRRHAVAVGLL; encoded by the coding sequence ATGAGTGCGAGTCGCTGGGCCCATCGGCTGGAGCAGACCTGGGACGGGGCGCGGCTGCGGCGGGCTGGCAGCCGAATGCCTGTCGACCTGCGCATCGAGCCGTACATCGGCCACGGAAGTGACCAAGGGGTGGTGGTGCGCGGACGGGTCCTCGATGACCCGATCCCCACCGAAGCCGTGCAGGGTGAGGGCGTCGGCGCCGCGGTGCGCCGTACCGTGCAGCGGTTCCTGACCGACGACCTGCCGGGTGTGCCCCTGCGGGTCACCGTCGCGGGCACGACCGTCGAGACCGTCACCGACGCCGACGGCTACTTCCGGGTGTGCCTGGAGCCAGCGCCTGGTCAGCTCACCGCCCCGTGGACCAGCGGGACTGTCGAGCTCGCCGACGAGTACCGCGGCGTCACCGAGCCGAAGAGCACGCCGTTCGAGGTCCTGGTCCCCGGTCACGACGCGACGTTCGGGATCATCTCGGACGTCGACGACACCATCCTGGAGACCGGTGTCCAGCGGGTCGGGCAGATGATCCGGCGAACGTTGACCGGCTCCGCGCTTACCCGGACGCCCTTCCCGGGCGCGGCGGAGCTGTACGGCGACTTGGCGGCCGGCGCCAACCCGGTCTTCTACGTCTCGTCCAGCCCGTGGAACCTGCACAGCTTCCTGGTGGCGTTCATCCGGCATCGCGCGTTTCCGATGGGACCGGTGCTGCTTTGCGACCTGTTCGGAACCGCCTCCGGTCGCGAGCAGAAGCCGGTTCGTATCCAGGAGGTCCTCGACCTTCATCCGCGGCTGCGGTTCGTGCTCATCGGCGACTCGGGGGAGAAGGATCCCGAGATCTACGCCACCGTCGCTCGGGCGAACCCGGGACGCATCCTCGCGATATACATTCGCGAGGTTCGGCTCGACCCGGGCGACGGTCGGGTGGAGGAGGTCTCGGGCACCTGGACCGAGGACGTGCCCTTCGTGCTCGCGGCCGACACCGACGCCGTACGCCGGCACGCGGTCGCGGTCGGCCTCCTCTGA